The following are encoded together in the Tripterygium wilfordii isolate XIE 37 chromosome 3, ASM1340144v1, whole genome shotgun sequence genome:
- the LOC119995380 gene encoding chorismate synthase, chloroplastic-like yields the protein MASSLASKSFIGDPRTNLWSLHPDLQKLSSPAVQIRIHTRNSTKFQIKAAGNTFGNYIRVTTFGESHGGGVGCIIDGCPPRLPLSKDDLQVDLDRRRPGQSRITTPRKETDTCRIDSGVSEGMTTGTPIHVFVPNTDQRGHDYNEMSVAYRPSHADATYDMKYGVRSVQGGGRSSARETIGRVAAGAVAKKILKQLGTEVLAYVSQVHKVVLPEDLVDHENLTIDQVESNIVRCPDPEYAEKMIAAIDVVRVRGDSVGGVVTCIVRNCPRGLGFPVFDKLEADLAKAVMSLPATKGFEFGSGFSGTFMTGSEHNDEFYTDEHGRIRTRTNRSGGIQGGISNGEIINMRVAFKPTSTIGRKQHTVTRDKKETELIARGRHDPCVVPRAVPMVEAMVALVLVDHLMAQHAQCHMFPINPDLQEPLKECPPIDLAKVAI from the exons ATGGCATCTTCTCTCGCATCCAAATCGTTCATCGGGGATCCGAGGACGAATTTGTGGTCTCTACACCCGGATCTTCAGAAGCTCTCATCCCCTGCTGTTCAAATTAGAATCCACACGCGAAACTCCACTAAATTCC AAATAAAGGCGGCTGGGAATACGTTTGGAAATTACATTCGGGTTACTACCTTTGGAGAATCTCACGGAGGTGGTGTTGGTTGTATAATTGATGGATGCCCACCTCGACTTCCGCTTTCAAAAGATGATTTGCAGGTGGATCTTGATAGAAG GAGGCCAGGTCAGAGCAGAATCACCACCCCTCGAAAAGAAACTGATACATGCCGAATAGATTCAGGAGTCTCTGAAG GAATGACTACTGGCACACCGATCCACGTTTTTGTACCCAATACAGATCAGAGAGGACAT GATTACAATGAAATGTCAGTAGCTTATAGGCCTTCTCACGCTGATGCAACTTATGACATGAAGTATGGTGTCAGATCAGTGCAG GGTGGTGGTAGATCGTCAGCAAGAGAAACCATTGGAAGAGTTGCGGCTGGAGCTGTAGCTAAGAAAATTCTCAAGCAACTTGGAACTGAG GTTCTTGCATATGTCTCTCAAGTTCACAAGGTTGTACTTCCAGAGGATCTAGTTGATCATGAAAATCTGACAATTGATCAG GTTGAGAGCAACATCGTAAGATGCCCAGATCCGGAATATGCTGAGAAGATGATTGCTGCAATTGATGTGGTTCGTGTGAGAGGTGATTCTGTTGGTGGTGTTGTCACGTGCATTGTAAGGAATTGTCCTCGT GGTCTTGGGTTTCCTGTCTTTGACAAACTTGAAGCTGATCTGGCTAAAGCTGTTATGTCCTTGCCTGCAACAAAGGGCTTTGAATTTGGCAGTGGATTTTCAg GAACTTTTATGACGGGGAGTGAACATAATGATGAGTTCTACACAGATGAACATGGGCGGATCAGGACAAGAACAAACCGCTCTGGTGGGATACAG GGAGGAATATCAAATGGGGAAATTATAAACATGAGAGTAGCTTTCAAGCCAACTTCGACAATTGGA AGGAAGCAGCATACAGTAACTAGAGATAAAAAGGAAACTGAACTGATAGCTCGTGGTCGCCATGACCCCTGTGTTGTTCCAAGAG CGGTACCAATGGTAGAAGCTATGGTGGCCCTCGTGCTCGTGGACCATCTAATGGCGCAACATGCACAATGTCATATGTTCCCTATCAACCCAGATTTGCAAGAACCCTTGAAGGAGTGTCCACCTATTGATCTCGCCAAAGTAGCCATTTGA
- the LOC119995381 gene encoding esterase OVCA2-like gives MESEIRKKPRILCLHGFRTSAKILQDLIMKWPQTLLEKLDFDFLNAPFPAEGESGLEGVFDPPYYEWYQSDKEHMNYGNLPECVAYIEDYMVKHGPFDGLLGFSQGAFISATVPGLQLQGAAFTRVPKIKFLILISAAKFKGLMKLGQNKLVTNAFSPLVVCPSVHFIGENDFLKPEGLLLLESFVEPVVIYHPKGHTIPRLDRKNLETMLGFVEKIQNMISGFKPEGQPKKSSSIIFEPRVKSSM, from the exons ATGGAGAGTGAAATCCGGAAGAAACCCAGAATCCTCTGCCTCCATGGATTCAGAACAAGCGCTAAAATCCTCCAAGACTTGATCATGAAATGGCCTCAAACCCTGCTGGAAAAGCTGGATTTTGATTTCCTCAACGCCCCATTTCCTGCAGAAGGTGAATCTGGACTTGAAGGAGTTTTTGATCCTCCCTATTACGAATGGTATCAAAGCGATAAG GAGCATATGAATTATGGGAATCTTCCAGAGTGTGTGGCATATATAGAAGATTATATGGTAAAGCATGGTCCATTTGACGGGTTGCTGGGCTTTTCCCAG GGGGCGTTCATATCAGCTACTGTGCCAGGACTCCAATTGCAG GGTGCTGCTTTCACGAGGGTACCAAAGATTAAGTTTCTAATATTAATCTCAGCAGCCAAATTCAAGGGATTAATGAAGCTTGGGCAGAATAAGCTGGTTACCAATGCATTTTCACCTCTGGTTGTTTGCCCCTCTGTCCACTTCATAG GGGAGAATGATTTTTTGAAGCCAGAGGGACTTCTTTTATTGGAATCATTTGTAGAACCTGTTGTGATATATCATCCCAAGGGACACACCATACCAAGACTTG ATAGAAAGAATTTGGAGACAATGCTTGGGTTCGTTGAGAAGATTCAAAATATGATTTCTG GGTTTAAACCAGAAGGGCAACCGAAAAAATCTAGCAGTATTATTTTTGAGCCTCGTGTCAAAAGCTCAATGTAA
- the LOC119995382 gene encoding uncharacterized protein LOC119995382 codes for MALTNLILTVAGVSAVVLLLRSDVKQSASIFRRNIKHIRNWIEEETAASKAAENAKPKELETKAPHKDVPKEDKH; via the exons ATGGCATTGACGAATTTAATTCTCACTGTGGCTGGCGTTAGTGCTGTAGTCCTCCTCCTGAGGAGTGATGTCAAGCAATCAGCTTCAATTTTTAGGCGCAATATTAAGCACATCCGCAACTGGATTGAGGAAGAGACCGCTGCCTCCAA GGCTGCAGAGAATGCTAAGCCTAAGGAACTGGAAACAAAGGCTCCACATAAAGATGTTCCAAAAGAGGACAAGCACTAG
- the LOC119995255 gene encoding esterase OVCA2-like has translation MKSLMALTRMTNQLSHINPPRKTSHYTGIRPEVKSNSMEIQTQKKPRILCLHGFRTSGKILENLIRRRWSETALEKLDLDFLDGPFPAQGKSDVEGIFDPPYYEWYQSYQDYKEYKNFEECIAYIEDYMTKHGPFDGLLGFSQGALISAAMPGMQAQGVALRRVPKIKFLIIISGAKFKGLQFGQPKLAANAFSSPIECPSLHFIGETDFLKQEGTALLESFVDPVVIYHLRGHTVPKLDEQCLATTLSFIEMIQRMFPGEE, from the exons ATGAAGAGTTTGATGGCTCTAACCCGGATGACTAATCAGCTTTCTCATATAAATCCACCCAGAAAAACTTCTCACTACACCGGGATAAGACCAGAAGTAAAGAGTAACTCTATGGAAATTCAAACCCAGAAAAAACCCAGAATTCTTTGCTTGCATGGATTCAGAACAAGCGGTAAAATCCTTGAGAACTTGATCAGGAGGAGATGGTCTGAAACCGCGCTTGAAAAGCTGGATCTTGATTTCCTTGACGGCCCTTTTCCCGCACAAGGTAAATCTGATGTTGAAGGCATTTTTGATCCTCCCTACTATGAGTGGTATCAAAGCTATCAG GATTACAAGGAGTATAAGAACTTTGAAGAGTGTATTGCTTATATAGAAGATTACATGACAAAGCATGGTCCATTTGATGGCCTTCTGGGTTTTTCCCAG GGAGCTCTTATATCAGCTGCTATGCCTGGAATGCAAGCTCAG GGTGTGGCTCTCAGGAGGGTACCAAAGATTAAGTTCCTGATAATAATATCGGGTGCAAAGTTTAAAGGATTGCAATTTGGGCAACCTAAGCTTGCTGCTAATGCATTTTCATCTCCAATTGAGTGCCCCTCTCTTCACTTCATAG GGGAAACTGATTTTCTGAAGCAAGAGGGAACTGCTTTATTGGAATCATTTGTAGATCCTGTTGTGATTTATCATTTGAGAGGTCATACTGTGCCAAAACTTG ATGAACAGTGTCTGGCGACGACGCTTAGCTTTATTGAGATGATACAACGTATGTTCCCCGGCGAGGAATAG
- the LOC119995219 gene encoding bet1-like protein At4g14600 isoform X1 — MANPYRSREGLSSRPVAGSDEIQLRIDPVHGELDEEISGLHRQVKQLKNVAQEIETEARVQNDIISDMQRLMSNAESGLKNGMRRLNRSIVQHRSNHILQVIVFGLVCFIVVYLWSKRFKR; from the exons ATGGCGAATCCTTACCGATCCAG AGAGGGTCTTAGCTCGAGACCAGTGGCTGGTTCCGATGAGATCCAATTGAGGATCGATCCAGTACATGGGGAATTAGATGAAGAAATTTCGGGTCTGCACAGACAAGTTAAACAGCTTAAAAAC GTGGCTCAAGAAATCGAAACAGAAGCGAGAGTTCAGAATGACATTATCTCAGATATG CAAAGGCTAATGAGCAATGCTGAATCAGGACTTAAAAATGGCATGAGGAGGTTGAACCGAAGCATCGTCCAGCATAGATCAAATCATATCCTGCAAGTAATCGTTTTTGGACTTGTTTGTTttattgtagtctatttatgGTCCAAGCGCTTCAAAAGATGA
- the LOC119995219 gene encoding bet1-like protein At4g14600 isoform X2: MANPYRSREGLSSRPVAGSDEIQLRIDPVHGELDEEISGLHRQVKQLKNVAQEIETEARVQNDIISDMSIYGPSASKDEIDVFSQLHVSCQRSS; this comes from the exons ATGGCGAATCCTTACCGATCCAG AGAGGGTCTTAGCTCGAGACCAGTGGCTGGTTCCGATGAGATCCAATTGAGGATCGATCCAGTACATGGGGAATTAGATGAAGAAATTTCGGGTCTGCACAGACAAGTTAAACAGCTTAAAAAC GTGGCTCAAGAAATCGAAACAGAAGCGAGAGTTCAGAATGACATTATCTCAGATATG tctatttatgGTCCAAGCGCTTCAAAAGATGAGATTGACGTATTCAGTCAGCTACATGTTTCCTGCCAAAGAAGCTCCTAA
- the LOC119995173 gene encoding classical arabinogalactan protein 4-like codes for MNSSTIKLFLILGLLATSCVAQAPGAAPTPTPTPPAPTPAPTTPPRTPTPSPSHSPPAPAPATPAPTPAPTTAPTPSPTSTPPSEAPTPGATPPPSPSPSPSSPSSEPSPSDVSPSGTFAAGWIDRVVIAGTALAGTFLAVTLA; via the coding sequence ATGAATTCTTCCACGATCAAGCTCTTCCTGATCTTAGGTCTCTTGGCCACATCATGCGTGGCTCAGGCTCCAGGTGCCGCTCCCACACCGACCCCAACACCGCCAGCACCGACTCCTGCACCAACTACACCTCCACGGACGCCGACTCCATCACCGTCTCATTCACCACCAGCACCTGCTCCGGCCACACCTGCACCCACTCCAGCACCAACCACTGCCCCGACTCCTTCACCGACCTCGACTCCTCCATCTGAGGCTCCCACCCCCGGCGCTACACCTcctccatcaccatcaccatcaccatcctcTCCCTCGTCTGAGCCATCGCCGTCCGATGTTTCTCCCAGCGGCACCTTCGCTGCTGGATGGATCGACAGAGTCGTGATCGCCGGAACTGCACTCGCCGGGACTTTCTTGGCAGTGACTTTGGCTTAG
- the LOC119995377 gene encoding putative clathrin assembly protein At4g40080, producing MGASQSKGKAAVISNSKKPALNLPIAGATTQSSFNPPNQKYLNILISYGHSSRATAAAAIDALRYRLQITRDCSITLQCLITVHHIIKHGSFLIQDQLSMYPSTGGRNLSNCRDHSSPLKRKLSSWVRWYALYLEHLLSTSRILGFFLCSTSSIVDKDRDEERVSSLTHPDLLKELDSLVSLLEEICKRPDFLHIDGNKLVDGVMGLVGEDYLSIINQVLFRVKEMSQRMSGLCFDESVDFVCVLKRMEVCKEKLFAVCTRKKDFIESLWVLISETKDGLMMKIKSKSCNFFNLFMPFLCQ from the exons ATGGGGGCCTCTCAAAGCAAAGGCAAAGCAGCAGTCATTTCTAACTCCAAAAAACCAGCTCTCAACTTACCAATTGCCGGAGCTACAACACAGAGCTCCTTCAATCCTCCTAATCAAAAGTACCTTAACATACTCATCTCTTATGGCCACAGCTCACGCGCCACCGCTGCCGCCGCCATAGATGCCCTCAGATACCGTCTTCAGATCACTCGTGACTGCTCCATTACTCTCCAGTGCCTAATCACCGTGCACCACATAATCAAACATGGAAGCTTTTTAATCCAAGATCAACTCTCCATGTACCCTTCCACCGGCGGTCGAAATTTGTCTAATTGCAGAGATCATTCATCGCCATTAAAGCGGAAGCTCTCTTCGTGGGTTAGATG GTATGCTCTGTACCTTGAACATCTCTTGTCCACTTCTAGAATCTTGGGTTTCTTCCTCTGTTCCACATCAAGCATCGTTGACAAAGACAGAGACGAAGAGAGAGTCTCATCACTCACGCACCCTGATTTACTCAAAGAGCTTGATTCCTTGGTGAGTTTGCTGGAAGAGATCTGCAAAAGACCCGATTTTTTGCACATTGACGGGAACAAATTGGTGGACGGGGTAATGGGTTTGGTGGGTGAGGATTACTTGTCAataataaaccaagttttgttccGAGTCAAAGAGATGAGTCAGAGAATGAGTGGCTTGTGTTTTGATGAATCGGTCGATTTTGTTTGTGTATTGAAGAGGATGGAGGTTTGTAAGGAGAAATTGTTTGCGGTGTGCACAAGAAAGAAGGATTTCATTGAGAGTCTTTGGGTTTTGATTAGTGAGACGAAGGATGGGTTGATGATGAAAATCAAGTCAAAGTCTTGTAATTTCTTTAACCTTTTCATGCCATTTCTATGTCAGTAA
- the LOC119995185 gene encoding RING-H2 finger protein ATL32-like, which translates to MTINLGRPIYVLSWVYTLFIVLPAVCQGQSTNSSSNNGFSGSFHIDKSGVTMVIIFVSVLFSATTLSYYIYRLCCIEAVTISLPFQPSAADGGPTCGGLDHDIIETFPILIYSDVKNVKIGGESMECAICLSEFEDHDTLRFIPICHHVFHPDCIDAWLSSRTTCPFCRANLTEKFEQEPPETNGDNSQSESIETNAPDQIVIVTASEDQNVIVPPRPKKVHGKFSRSHSTGHSMVQSTETTERYTLRLPVDVRRQILMANAKLNRVRSMNLLLDTEGSSTKGRRSYACDEGSGKDTRLKSLQIERPKKWVFCATPPFVTRGGGGRSVRIARFGNDREGSTYGGSVRITKFGNDREGSFNSGSVGNARSCNDVEELSVNGKTRLLASIKMPDFFSRRSDGVEESSSARLSV; encoded by the coding sequence ATGACGATCAATCTCGGCCGTCCGATCTACGTACTCTCCTGGGTTTACACTCTCTTCATCGTCTTGCCTGCAGTGTGCCAGGGACAGTCCACCAACAGTTCTTCGAATAATGGATTTTCTGGATCCTTCCACATAGATAAATCCGGGGTGACGATGGTCATCATCTTTGTCTCCGTCCTCTTCAGTGCGACCACCCTCTCATACTACATCTACCGTTTATGTTGTATCGAAGCCGTCACAATTTCGCTACCCTTTCAGCCCTCTGCCGCAGACGGTGGTCCCACATGCGGAGGTTTGGATCATGACATCATTGAGACATTCCCGATCCTCATCTACTCCGATgtcaagaacgtgaaaatcgGTGGCGAATCAATGGAATGCGCGATTTGCCTGAGCGAGTTTGAAGACCATGATACGCTGCGTTTTATCCCAATCTGTCACCACGTCTTCCATCCGGACTGCATCGACGCCTGGTTATCTTCTCGCACCACTTGTCCGTTTTGTCGAGCGAACCTGACCGAGAAATTCGAACAAGAACCGCCCGAAACAAACGGAGACAACTCTCAGTCCGAATCAATTGAAACAAACGCGCCCGATCAAATAGTAATCGTCACAGCCAGCGAAGACCAAAACGTGATCGTTCCACCAAGACCTAAGAAGGTACATGGGAAGTTCTCAAGATCCCATTCGACGGGGCATTCGATGGTTCAATCGACAGAGACTACGGAGAGGTACACATTGAGGCTGCCGGTGGATGTGAGGAGGCAAATTTTGATGGCGAACGCGAAGTTGAATCGCGTGCGGAGTATGAATTTGCTTTTGGATACTGAAGGGAGTTCGACGAAGGGTCGTAGATCATACGCCTGTGATGAAGGTAGCGGAAAGGATACAAGGTTGAAGAGCTTGCAAATTGAACGGCCAAAGAAGTGGGTTTTTTGTGCTACGCCGCCGTTTGTTacgagaggaggaggaggacgtTCGGTTCGGATTGCGAGGTTCGGTAACGACAGAGAGGGATCCACTTACGGTGGTTCGGTGAGGATTACGAAATTCGGTAACGATCGGGAGGGATCCTTTAACAGTGGTTCGGTTGGAAATGCAAGGTCCTGTAACGACGTAGAAGAGTTGTCCGTTAACGGCAAGACGAGATTACTGGCATCGATCAAGATGCCAGATTTCTTCTCTAGGAGGAGTGATGGGGTCGAAGAGTCGTCTTCCGCTAGACTGTCAGTTtga